The window GGCTGCCTTTCCTCAAAGGGTAAAGCTTGTGGGATAGTGGGAAAAAAGTTGAGGGCCCAGAACTCTAACTCTGCAGCAAAAGATAGATGCCCTTCAAAACACGTCACATTCTTAATATGTCTTGCTGAAGTAGCAAGAGCTGAGGGTGACTGTGTAAGAGCAGGAGAGGCGCCAACTcctgcagggggagggagggaaggttcCTACTGTGCACCCCACCCTGCACAAGAATGTCAGACTTTAGGGCAGCTGCCTTTGGCCCCAAGGGCATCAGGACTCTGCCTCTGAACCAGAGCTGCTTTCCCGACTAACTTCAATCTGGAGAGATGGTAAGTTATCTAACCGGCTCTTCTTTTGGCgagactgttctttctcctttatcAGAGCCCCCCATGCCCTTTGCAGCTCAGAGTCGTCTTCCTCAGTGCCTGGTGTTCTGTGATCCACCTTCTTCGTGTTCTTTTCTTTGGTCTTGGGTGCAGATCCTAAGCGAGTCCATAAACCACCTGTTTGGGTGAGAAGgcatttcagttttggtggtCAATGCTGAGAAGCAGGGGCACTGCCAACAACCTAATGTGCAAGaaacatgggggagggggtctGTGGCTCTTGGAACCTTTGTGCAGTGCTGGGAAGGTTATCTCCTTTCCCTGGCTATAGTCCCCTGCCTGCAAAGTGAGGGATCTGGACCCAATGGGAGACTCTCACAGCTAGGGACATGTGCCTCCCATATgcgtatcagaatcacctgcaaGGCTACTTATGCTACATCTCCCCTCCCTGGTGAGACTCACCATTCAGTGTAGAGCTTCATTCTGCCGGGAGCGGGCCATTCCCAGATCATTCCCAGCTATAAATTCTGCAAAGTGAGGGACCTGCTACACTGTAAACTTTCAGAGATTTGGCCCaatatctattcatttttaaaatatactttattaataTCTCACAATAGAGAAATATGCATTTAGAATTTCATAGCATACTATAAggcaattaaacattttatttataaagaattttaacaacatgtggggcaccggggtggctcggtcagttaagcctctgacttcggctcaggtcatgatctcacggttcatgagttccagccccgcatcaggctctctgctgtcaccacagctgtccccctctctctgtccctcccctgctcacgctctctctcaaaaatgaacattaaaaatataaaaaaaaaaaaaaaaaaaaaagaacttaacaaTGTGGAAAAATTAtcacaataaaatgaagaaagcaggTTATGTATATGGACAAAGACTTTAATGGAGACTTAAGACTGGAAAGTATTTGTGCTAAACAGAAAGAACCaaggctggttttgtttttttctattttctacgtTTCCTATACTGTTATTATTACAATTATGACAATGACtataacagaagaggaaaaataatttaattttgacaTATGCTGTTTCCTGCCTTCAACTAACAAAGTATTTCTATGCTATAGTCTGCTCTTACCCAATTCCTATCTCCTTCAGTTTTAAGTGTTACCAACCTGATTTCTTCTCCCGAGTATCAGAGTAGAGGCCTTTAACATCTTGCCTGGGAACACCCAGTCTACTATGTACATCAGAAAAAGGCTCTCTCCGAAAGACTGGGTTACTACTAAAAGCCTTTTCTGGAGAATATGGTCTTTTTCCTAACCGCTGGCGTAtatctagaagaagaaaaaaaagtattactgTGACCAAGCTTGTGTGCTTTGTTATTCATACTGTCAACCTGAGATCTCGACAGGACCTAGTGCCAAATCTCCCCAAAGGAGGACAAAGAGCCTGACAAAATCAAGCTTCTAAAATTCTTCTGTGTAATCAGTCTGGATTCCCCTAGGAAAGTGCAGACATAGGGGctttcaatggaaaaaaagccTCTCAGCTGACTGCTCCAGAAAGGAATTTCTGAGGCAGAATcagctgtttggtttttttgttttttttgtttttagtagaaCCAAGTATACCAAAGAATTTCCAAACATCTCAGCTAACAACACTATAAGTTCCCTGAGGGCAGAAGCCACAGTCTTTGAACATATAaggaatttttaataaacttattaCATTTAACAATAAATGTAACAAGATGGCTAAAACCCAAAGGATCAAGAGAAGATATTCCAAATCAAATTTgcttttcctccctcccatccctccgAAGTCTGTCCTGTTGAGTTCCCTCTAACAatacacagcagcagcagcagcagcagcagcaacaggtTTATTAGCAAGTCATTGGGGTTTTTACCCATCCTGCTAATTGTCTCACAGAGCAGCATTCCCAACTTTCTGGTTCCTCAGGGCTGAGCCCTTTGGCTCCTTTCCCTTTGCTCCCTTCTTCCCAATGCTGAGTCTTCTATCTTCACAAAGTTTAATGTTCTCATCCATTCCGTCTCTACTTTCCCTGATCTAGTTCAGGTCCTTGTTACTTATTTAAATCTCTACCCTACCCTACCTGGCCACAAAATTATCTTTTCTAAAATAGATATAAGATTAGGTTATCTCCCACATCAAAAAACTAGGTTTGCCAACTGAGATCCCACACCACCGCTACCAAGGCCTTGCACTAAAGCcacttcctctgagaagccttccaTAATTCCCTCAGTAGACTCCCTCCCTCCGTGTGCCCACTGCCCACTGCTTACAGACCTATGAGAATACTTACACTCTGCTGTGGGGTGGGATTACCTGAATGTGCACACTCACGTTACTACATCTGAGTCCTAGGATGACTTGGCAGACCCTCCAAAGATTCTAACACTCCCAGCACCTAcccctggcacacagcaggcatgCCCAAGTACCCACTCTATGTGTATTTGCACATACATACTATCTAGTTCAAATTCTTAACCATTTACACAACAACCCAATTTCTATTATCCTTATGTATGAAGTATATCAATGACATTCAGAGCAAAATAATTGTTTGGGACAAAAATATTGAAAGCCAGTATTGCAAAAGTATGATTATGTTCCATGTCTTAAGGTTCCAATGCCTAACCAAAAATTTAGAAGTGATGAAGCAGGATAACTAAATCAGTTCACTAATGGCAATGTTTTAACCAAGGACTTATCTCTGCCTGAATTCACTTTCTGGAGCTCAGAATGAAgctgagaaatgcaaatgaatacTACCTGATTTAGTATTGCTGCCTGGTGGCCGTGGACGTGTGTGCTGACGTTTTTCATCTAACAGATGCCGGACATCTACAAATTTCTCAGTCGGTAACTTGTTACCGATTCGGTTTTTGATATTGCTTGTGGATACAGtatctgccctcatggagttcctttaaaaaaaaaaaaaaggcacaattAACCAACTTCAACTGTGGGACAACGCCTATGCAACAATCTCATATACTTTGGAGAAAACTTAAGATACCCAATTTAATATACCAAATATTCACTCACAAATACCATACACCAATAATTATTTGCTTATAAAAATCATGATCAGCTTGCTACAGAGAGACTAGTCAGGGCAAATAGGTTCCTGAGTTTTCCAGGGTGGTTTCCACAAATGACACCTGTAAACTATCACAGAATGTATAATTACAAGTTCCCTCCCTTCTGAGACAAACATTAAGTAAGGCCTGCAAAGCGCTCAGGGATCTCTGTTCATGCAGGCTGTGATTTCACAGTAGTCAAGATACAAGAGGATCTATAATCTCTTTCTTTAAAGAGTAGACTTCTCTGTCAAAGACATCTGCTACCATGCACCAGCATTATTCTGACAGCATTCAACACTGGAAAgttctctaaaaactaaaaataaggaTGTGAACAAAGTCATACAAACAAACCAGATTGAActgtttttcctttccccaaacaCACCACCAAGTACACTTAGGGAGAGCAACTCTAGACCCCAACCAACCCTTTGAGCTGTACATCTGCCCTCAGGAATCTGCTCATCCCCACTAGTCatcaaagaaatacacattaaaataatttttttttttttttccccccacaaaattAGCAAAAAGTAGAGAGTGATAAGTTTGGCAAGTATATAAGTAATAGGTTATAAAGTGAGTAAAACCCTTCTGGAAAGATATTTAGCAACACCacatttttaaacacacataTTGTTTTATACAATAACAAGAATTCAAGAAATTTAATTAGTgcaacagtaagaaaacagaaacctaaatgtccatcaataaggGACCGGTTAAATAAATCATGCTCCTTTCAAACAATGGACTACATCTGGGTGAAAAATAACAGAggtctatatataatatatgaaatggaaaaagcacactgtaaaacaatataaatccaacttcatttttgaagaaatatatttctccGTGTGTTATgtatacacataaaattagcAGGAAAATTATTCATTCAATTGCTTTCGCTATTTTAGGAGAGATTGAAACCATGGGTGATTTTCACTTAATATACTAACATTTTTATAACAAGGAATCAATTgtgtatttaaagaaacaaatggatGCTTTTATTCAAATTCTTCATAAGACTGAAATTAGAACAGATAAAAGTGACTATAAAATTAAGAGGAGCTAAGAGGAAGTTAGGAATTagtatttaaaatcaaattaaaagcgaatggctcagtcagctgagtgtctgacttcagctcaggtcatgatctcgcggtctgtgagttcgagccccacatcggtctctgtgctatcagtgcagagcctgtttcagatcctctgtctccctctctctctgcccctccttctctctctcaaaaataaataaacataaaaaaaaatttttaattaaaaaaatcaaattaaaagctcgcgttgataaaaagaaaaggcttttacCTAATATTTTTCAACTGAGATTCCACTTCATCAGCGTACATGGTCATTTTCATGCTTTTCTTTGGTGAAGGAGTGGAAATCATTTTCAGTTCTAGATCATAGTCCATTTCATCGGAGTCTGAACTGCTGGCACTGGACTGCCTCGATGTGCTCCGCTCCCGGGTCTGCTTGAGAGCTGGGAGCTCCTCGTGGTACTCTACCACCACTCTGTCATCTGCATCCATGTCCtggtcttcctcttcctcctcctcctcttcctcctcttcaatGGGTTCCTCCGGAACATTTACTAGTCCTAAGAAATTTAACCAAGAAACATTAGGAAAAGTATTAAAACTAACAAATCTGATTTTCTGCTCTACACTGGtggccttttttaaaaaggtggggtTCCCACGCCTGAGACCTTACTGGAGCATTATCTACATTAGTGCCAACCCAGTTGCCATTCCGATATCTACAACAGAAAAATGGCTAGGTAAAGTACGATCTAGCAAGCTGACGGATATTATAAAATTACCTACAATCTAGTCGACTGTCGTTATTCATGAGTTCTATATTTGCAAATCTGCCAAATTTATTTGTAACTCCAAAATCCACACTCACAGTGCTTTCATAATCATTTGTGGACATATGCAGAATGGCAAAAAAACCAGACAGGCAtattcccagctgaggtcaaacgAGGCAACACTCTGCCTTCATGGTTCAGGTCTCATACTATACACAAGTATCCTTTTTGCAGACTATTAAGTgtcatgtttttcatatttttgaggcttttgttggtgatttcactGTTGAAAAGGGCTTCCAAGTGTAGTTCCAAAGCTGTCTAGTGTTTCTAAGCTCAAGAAAGCTGTGATATGCCTTATAGAGAAAATACGTGTTAAATAAGCTTTGTTCAAGCATGAGTTAAAGTGCTGTTGGCCGTGAGcccaatgttaatgaatcaatgaTATGTATTaaatgtctttaaacagaaacacacatcaGACAAGGTTATATATTGATCAGCTGATGGAAATGGTGTGACCAGAGTCTCTGAATGGTTTAGTATTCACTATATCAATTGTCACAGTGACTTTATAGCACATAACCACTGtgaacaatgaaaatgaattctAACTTCAAAGTTCATGAGAAGATGCTCATAAGTGGAGgactataaaatatatgttcGTAGCGATTATATTTATTATGAAGAGACAAataggaaaaatgtaaaattaaatcagTTGTTATATTAGAGTGCTAGAATTATGGGCAATttgctctttaatttctttagtaatatatacataaagattataaaaatatcttaGAGTAACTGAAATTAGAAGCCTATAACTGTGTAATAGAAAAGTATGTGCATTTTTAAGATGcagatttcaaatatacaattttggatatacacataaaataaaaacgaTAGACTTCACCTCTCCTTGTCCCTGTCACAATGATAAACATGTATGCATGTTATCCCATGTTTGTATGCTAACTTAGTTCTCAAAGCATGTAGAAGATTTCACATCTTtagattcaaaataaaaacaaatctttataaaacataatgaaaatggTTCTTCTATAATAAGcaccaaagaaagaaaggaaggaacaaacgAACAAACGAAATGAaacccaggtcatgatatctcatTTAGCTGAGGCATTCGTGTGCATGAGCCAATAAGCATAAAACACCAGACACAGCAGCCTATTTTCATcatcagacaaaaaaataaaatcaagtcatctgataaatttttttcattcagcttTTGATATTAATAGTAGAAAAATTAGATTCTTAcaaaaaattttcactttttcctaTGTCACATTTGGCCTTTTTTTGTTAGAACAGCTTTCATAAAATCATTTGACCTCTTTTGTATGggcaatttaaaattaattgtgaCTTGACTTACTTTCCTATATGTTGGCAGAGGGTGAGGGCAAGGAAGAGAGGATGATAAAGTTTGGAACCTTAAAAGACTGTATTAAGAATAAGAATATGATTTCGGGAGCCAAACATGTGTCTACCCAAGAGCTGAGCAGGCAACTACCGGAATGTCGGTGTTTATAGGACGTCAAGCCAACGTCATCCCCAATCAGGGCTCTCTTCTTGATCACATCCCGCTGAATGCGACGGGAATGATACCTTCGCTTCCTGCAACGTTCCAAAATAAGCACATGATCAAAAACCAACAAGAAGGACTCTGAAATCCACTAATTGAATTCAACTATACACTGATGAAATGTTAGGTACTGAAACAGAGACATTTTACATGAAACTGTAACTCAGCCTTTCATACCATTTACCACAGTTAAGAATCCTGACTCCTTCTTGTCTTCCTTCAAGTCCACACATGGCACTGACACTGCACTGCAGAAGACCAACTGAAGGATTAAGGAAACCTTAAGTACTATTTAAACtactgtattttaaagttttggaCTCACCAAGAATTACTAAGAATTCCTTTCATGCCTCCGTAATTTGGATTCCCGTATTTCATGTAATACTGACTTCTTCTGGCTGCTCCAAGTTCCTTTTTGTCatctaaaaattaattacaacAGTTACCCAGGATTTCCCACTGGTGTGAAGACAATGttgaatggtttaaaaaaatgtctgccggggagcctgggtggctcagttggttgagcgtctgacttcggctcaggtcatgatctcacggtttgtgagttcgggctcCACGTctggctctatgctaacagctcagagcctggagcctgctttggattctgtgtctccctcttccaccccttcccccgctcgctcgcacttgctctctctctctctcaaaaataaataaaggtaaaaaaaatgttttctgtagcTGGGATCACATCAGCACAATTTGCCAATAAAAGGGAAAGATGCATTACAAACATTCACTCTCAGTGCCTATAAAAGCACTGCAGtgttgaggggggtggggcaaaAAACAGAGATGAATGAGGTTAAGCTGTTGTTAAGGAGCTGACTGACCTCACAgagaaaatactattaaaaacaacaacacagcaTACAAGGTTCCAAGAAGCATAGGAGAACTTCAGTCATTAAGCTGTTCAAAAACTAAAAGGCTTTCTAGATGAGGTAGCTTTTTTACTGGTCCCCTGAAAGGTATTTGTTTCTGAATGACAACACCATAACACAGAATCTAAGTATTAAAGAAACAGATTATACATAATTCCATATATTTGGTAAACCAGTTTTTCCAATTTATTGTTATGTTCCTCAAAATGGCTTAAAGAAAATAGCCTAGCACCATTTATCTAGAATGCACTCCAATAAGCCACTCAAATGAACACAGAAAAGATCACTTCTGTCAAGTTAAAATGCCAgttaacataggggcgcctgggtggcgcagtcggttaagcgtccgacttcagtcaggtcacgatctcgcggtccgtgagttcgagccccgcgtcaggctctgggctgatggctcggagcctggagcctgtttccaattctgtgtctccctctctctctctgcccctcccccgttcatgctctgtctctctctgtcccaaaaataaataaaacgttgaaaaaaaaaaaaaattttaaatgccagttaacagaaagaaaaagtgggCAGTGATCTTTCATAACATAAACATCTCTGATGGCTTTCATAACATAAACATCTCTGATGTTTTCATCataaacataacataacataacttTCATAACATAAACATCTCTGATGGCTCCTAGGGCACTCACTGACTGCAAAGGATGAAAACCAGTGCGAATGTATCCATCCAGTACTACAAGTAAACAGTGGCACAAGCTAGTATGTACACCCTTCAGAAAGACATGCCCAccagctccttggagaaatggctgattccagatcTGGGACAGGAAAAGTACAAGTTGAGTCTGGGAAAACAACATGTTTCACTGGGCCACAAAGTAAGAAATTGCTCAAAGAATCATGGAGGCATGTCAAAATAACGTAACTTGAAGGGACTCCTCTGGCCCAATTCAAGAACATTTGTAAATCAAACAAATGATACGAATGAATGATAAACCACTGAATAAGACTCATGAGTCTAAACTgatgtaagtaaataaacaaatgggtaCAAAAAGAAAGTTCTTCCTTGTAGCAGAATGCCAACTCATAAAGAAATGTAGAATTAAAAAGTCCTCAATGGGTGATAATTGGAAGTATGATGAGCAGAAAGCAGTTCACATAATCTCACAGTAcctccctacaaattttagatttacaaatggaaaaacaggaGAAACCTGACAATCATTACTTTAACCAAGTGAGAAAAGTTAACACCTCCAGAAATGGGACAAATAAATATCATGTGCCTCCTGACACGATGCACTGAAAATGATAACAGCAGCACTTCTGTGGTACTCTTGCGAACACGCACAACCTGATTTAATCATGAGGAGGTAACAGACAAACCAACACTGAGGCAGAGTCGATAAAATAATGAGccaatacttctttttttaatttttttgtttttacattttttttttcagagacagacagagacagcgtgagcaggggaggggcagagagagagggagacacagaatcagaagcaagctccaggctctgagctgtcagcacagagcccaatgtggggctcaaacccacaaaccatgagatcatgacctgagccgaagtcggatgcttaaccaactgagccacccaggtgccccatttttttttttttttaaactaggctccatgtccagtgcagagcccaacatggggcttgaactcacgaccctgagatcaagacctgtggtgagatcaagagtcggattcttaactgactgagccacccaggcactccaagccTATACTCTTAAAATATGTCTCAGTCAAGAAAAACAAACCAGAGTACTCCATATTCaaaattcttacatattttaatgtaCACCAAAATCACTGTGCATAAAGAGACTTGCAAACTTAAAAGGCTTGGCGCgactgagtggcttagttggttaagcacctaacttcggctgaggtcatgatcttgcagttggtgagttcgagtcccacatcaggttctcggctgtccacgcagagcccgctttggatcctccatcttcctctctc of the Neofelis nebulosa isolate mNeoNeb1 chromosome 16, mNeoNeb1.pri, whole genome shotgun sequence genome contains:
- the NCBP3 gene encoding nuclear cap-binding protein subunit 3, with the translated sequence MAAVRGLRVSVKAEAPAGPALGLPSPETDSSLERGEPEPMEVEEGELEIVPVRRSLKELIPDTSRRYENKAGSFITGIDVTSKEAIEKKEQRAKRFHFRSEVNLAQRNVALDRDMMKKAIPKVRLETIYICGVDEMSTQDIFSYFKEYPPAHIEWLDDTSCNVVWLDEMTATRALINMSSLPALDKIRSRDANEDRSSEKSKKDKQEDSSDDDEAEEGEVEDENSSDVELDTLSQVEEESLLRNDLRPANKLAKGNRLFMRFATKDDKKELGAARRSQYYMKYGNPNYGGMKGILSNSWKRRYHSRRIQRDVIKKRALIGDDVGLTSYKHRHSGLVNVPEEPIEEEEEEEEEEEDQDMDADDRVVVEYHEELPALKQTRERSTSRQSSASSSDSDEMDYDLELKMISTPSPKKSMKMTMYADEVESQLKNIRNSMRADTVSTSNIKNRIGNKLPTEKFVDVRHLLDEKRQHTRPRPPGSNTKSDIRQRLGKRPYSPEKAFSSNPVFRREPFSDVHSRLGVPRQDVKGLYSDTREKKSGGLWTRLGSAPKTKEKNTKKVDHRTPGTEEDDSELQRAWGALIKEKEQSRQKKSRCYQHPFPKKSQFPGAYWTAFEGEDEGSCQLTLPGP